One Methylobacterium sp. AMS5 genomic region harbors:
- a CDS encoding DUF6538 domain-containing protein, with protein sequence MGFVANVVQRGRTFHFRRRIPADLRRRIGRHELVRSLGTGDIRAAKLMACRLYVAAEELFSTLRATPMLTDDQIARLVRDFYDIMLAGENAGRLTRGPLPEGVREARVTQYAAMAATPTLRATPASRI encoded by the coding sequence TTGGGTTTCGTCGCCAACGTCGTCCAGCGCGGACGCACTTTCCACTTCCGCCGCCGCATCCCGGCCGACCTTCGGCGACGCATCGGCCGCCACGAACTCGTGCGTAGCCTCGGCACGGGCGATATCCGCGCTGCCAAGCTCATGGCCTGTCGGCTATACGTGGCGGCGGAAGAGCTGTTCTCGACCCTGCGCGCTACGCCGATGCTGACCGACGACCAGATCGCCCGCCTCGTCCGCGACTTTTACGACATCATGCTGGCGGGCGAGAACGCCGGGCGGCTGACCCGGGGCCCGCTGCCCGAGGGCGTACGGGAGGCCCGAGTCACGCAGTACGCGGCGATGGCCGCCACGCCCACACTTCGGGCCACGCCAGCATCCCGGATCTAA
- a CDS encoding response regulator transcription factor: MLRIIIADDQRNFRISLRRSLELNLSGIIVVDVSNSSELINSLRSPLKTDLVIVGSRLLPAGDPTYLGALKRAAGTARLLLVVSHASADLFQDALSLGFHGLIVRRQRHEEMLEAVRTTLDGRLYAPSAILAVKPPDAGAALRQPERSARTFGLTLRQREVLALIGKGLSNREIAIALSIAEATVKIHVSAVIRMLGVRNRTEAALLAPTILKGKA; encoded by the coding sequence ATGTTGCGGATCATCATCGCAGATGACCAAAGAAATTTCCGCATCTCCTTGCGGAGAAGTCTGGAATTGAATTTGAGCGGTATCATCGTCGTCGATGTTTCCAATTCATCAGAATTGATCAATAGCCTCCGGTCGCCGCTGAAGACGGACCTCGTGATCGTCGGATCGCGCCTCCTGCCGGCCGGTGATCCGACCTATCTCGGAGCCCTGAAGCGAGCGGCCGGCACCGCACGCCTCCTGCTCGTCGTCTCCCATGCCTCGGCCGACCTGTTCCAGGATGCCCTGAGCCTCGGCTTTCATGGATTGATCGTTCGGCGCCAGCGCCACGAGGAAATGCTCGAGGCGGTCCGAACCACCCTCGACGGCCGGCTCTACGCCCCCAGCGCCATCCTGGCCGTGAAGCCGCCGGATGCCGGGGCGGCGCTGCGGCAACCGGAGCGCAGCGCGCGAACGTTCGGGTTGACCCTGCGCCAGCGCGAAGTTCTGGCGCTGATCGGCAAGGGGTTATCCAATCGAGAGATCGCGATCGCGCTGAGTATCGCCGAGGCGACCGTAAAAATTCACGTTTCCGCCGTGATCAGGATGCTCGGCGTCAGAAATCGAACCGAGGCTGCGCTGCTCGCGCCGACCATTCTCAAGGGAAAAGCCTAG
- a CDS encoding response regulator transcription factor produces the protein MEHIDTLIVSDNRMVRESLIALLSGTRFMVRQVAASPALHLSGLKAAHLALVVIDEEAAGIVGQVAEALPEVKIVALALRDTEGLMLRSLQLGASAYLTEDVSPADLLKTLEVVIADCAVLPVSFLGRLCLAFEPVRAPGPVAALTGLQRADGTSLSSLSSREVNILEGLALGESNKVIARNLDIAEATVKVHVKAILRKVRVKNRTQAAVWAMNKGIVTNGCAPTERFGSLVPALPLVAGRDGFSSALAAVA, from the coding sequence ATGGAACACATCGATACGCTCATTGTCAGTGACAACCGCATGGTCCGGGAAAGCTTGATTGCGCTTCTCTCCGGCACCCGCTTCATGGTGCGGCAGGTCGCGGCCAGCCCGGCGCTTCACCTGTCCGGCCTCAAGGCGGCGCATCTGGCGCTCGTCGTCATCGATGAGGAGGCCGCGGGCATTGTCGGGCAGGTCGCCGAGGCGCTGCCCGAGGTCAAGATCGTGGCGCTCGCGCTGCGCGATACCGAAGGGCTGATGCTGCGCAGCCTTCAACTCGGCGCTTCGGCCTATCTGACCGAGGACGTCTCTCCAGCCGACCTCCTCAAGACCCTGGAAGTGGTGATCGCCGATTGCGCGGTGCTGCCGGTGAGTTTCCTCGGGCGTTTGTGCCTGGCCTTCGAACCGGTGCGCGCACCCGGCCCGGTCGCCGCCCTGACCGGCCTGCAGCGGGCAGACGGCACCTCGCTCTCCAGCCTCTCGAGCCGGGAGGTCAACATCCTCGAAGGGCTGGCTCTGGGAGAGTCCAACAAGGTCATCGCCCGCAACCTCGATATCGCGGAAGCGACCGTCAAGGTTCACGTCAAGGCGATCCTGCGCAAGGTCCGGGTGAAGAATCGGACGCAGGCGGCGGTCTGGGCGATGAACAAGGGTATCGTCACCAACGGCTGTGCCCCTACCGAGCGGTTCGGCAGCCTCGTACCAGCCCTCCCCCTCGTCGCCGGCCGTGACGGCTTCTCCAGCGCCCTGGCGGCCGTCGCCTGA
- a CDS encoding glycosyltransferase family 2 protein: MKVSVVTPTLNGVEYLRECIESSRASARNGIEVEHVIVDAGSTDGTVELAQSLGATVLQGKDRGIFDAINKGSFAASGELLGFLGADDVLLEGGLEAVVEAYKGSHRRWVVGGIRWIDGRGRGLGGLAAPPNWMTPRMLVCLGWNPVMHMATYIARDFYAELGGFNYAFRDCGDYEMFCRALAQEPYARVGRPVACFRRTGQNNSANLAHKARALGEVAQVKGVHGPSSRAEELFWRYALKGYFNARNPDWLVSKQLDLGRSRLKLQPHAHF; the protein is encoded by the coding sequence ATGAAAGTGTCCGTGGTCACCCCGACGCTGAACGGTGTCGAATACTTACGTGAATGCATCGAATCCTCGCGGGCCAGCGCCCGCAACGGCATCGAAGTCGAGCACGTGATCGTCGATGCGGGCAGCACCGACGGTACCGTCGAACTGGCGCAAAGCCTTGGCGCCACCGTGCTCCAGGGCAAGGATCGCGGCATCTTCGACGCGATCAACAAGGGGTCCTTCGCTGCCTCGGGCGAGCTGCTCGGCTTCCTGGGCGCCGACGACGTGCTGCTCGAAGGCGGCCTGGAGGCCGTGGTCGAGGCCTACAAGGGCAGCCATCGGCGCTGGGTCGTCGGCGGGATCCGCTGGATCGACGGGCGCGGCCGGGGCCTGGGCGGGTTGGCCGCCCCACCCAACTGGATGACGCCGCGCATGCTCGTGTGCCTCGGGTGGAACCCGGTCATGCACATGGCGACCTATATCGCGCGGGACTTCTACGCCGAACTCGGCGGGTTCAACTACGCGTTCAGGGATTGCGGCGACTACGAGATGTTCTGCCGTGCCCTGGCGCAGGAGCCCTATGCCCGCGTCGGCCGGCCGGTCGCCTGCTTCCGCCGCACGGGGCAGAACAACAGCGCCAACCTCGCCCACAAGGCCCGGGCGCTGGGCGAAGTCGCCCAGGTGAAGGGGGTGCACGGACCGTCCTCCCGCGCGGAAGAGCTGTTCTGGCGCTACGCGCTGAAGGGTTACTTCAACGCCCGCAACCCGGACTGGCTCGTCAGCAAGCAGCTCGATCTCGGACGCAGCCGGCTGAAGCTTCAGCCCCACGCCCATTTCTGA